A genomic stretch from Helianthus annuus cultivar XRQ/B chromosome 1, HanXRQr2.0-SUNRISE, whole genome shotgun sequence includes:
- the LOC110934125 gene encoding uncharacterized protein LOC110934125, whose protein sequence is MDDKIKSGSCGREKDEKSLMLHSLRPIFGVLARRDYNFCKNWLLELGEGKIGDNDDFEVVIDIPEDLLIKCSVDPMSDLINFVYPSLLQLYKDKYYFAEKTILAPTNEVVQEINERLLASFPGDEVEYLSSDSICQTDQAKNEAHAKLYSPDVLNEAEIISGGNIGTRTFIPRIGLTPSDKRIPIKFQRRQFPLNVCFAMTINKSQGQSLSRVGLYLKYPVFSHGQLYVALSRVKSRAGVKLLILDKDENVASKTTNVVYKEIFFEI, encoded by the exons ATGGATGATAAGATTAAGAGTGGGAGCTGTGGAAGAGAAAAAG ACGAGAAATCGTTAATGCTTCACTCACTTCGTCCTATATTTGGAGTACTTGCAAG AAGAGATTACAACTTTTGCAAAAATTGGTTGCTTGAGTTGGGCGAGGGAAAGATTGGTGACAATGATGATTTTGAGGTGGTTATAGATATTCCTGAAGATCTTTTAATCAAGTGCTCTGTGGATCCTATGTCAGATTTGATCAACTTTGTATACCCTTCACTTCTTCAACTATACAAAGATAAATATTATTTTGCTGAAAAAACTATACTGGCACCGACAAATGAGGTTGTTCAAGAAATAAATGAAAGATTGCTTGCTTCGTTTCCTGGTGATGAAGTGGAgtatttgagttctgatagtattTGTCAAACTGATCAAGCAAAAAACGAAGCACATGCCAAACTATATTCTCCCGATGTTCTAAATG AAGCTGAGATTATATCCGGAGGAAACATAGGGACAAGAACGTTTATTCCACGAATCGGTTTAACACCGTCGGATAAAAGAATTCCTATCAAGTTTCAACGACGACAATTCCCCTTAAATGTATGTTTCGCAATGACTATAAACAAAAGTCAAGGACAATCTCTATCAAGGGTTGGATTGTATTTGAAATATCCAGTTTTCTCACATGGTCAACTTTATGTTGCGTTATCAAGAGTCAAAAGCAGAGCCGGTGTGAAGTTGCTTATACTAGACAAAGATGAGAATGTGGCGAGTAAAACAACAAATGTCGTCTACAAGGAAATTTTTTTCGAGATTTGA
- the LOC110884290 gene encoding uncharacterized protein LOC110884290 isoform X3: protein MINEPWVAAAITTDALVADLLLHIKRSSSLPTPAPPLSVNPPGWGDHKSRSKPSAICNSTVGKGQQRRSPSTPFSWSDGYDESSRCSDHRSGKVDLHEDPKRERESGSEVENMKRRRCMLPDLNETPAPVYE from the exons ATGATCAACGAACCCTGGGTTGCTGCAGCTATTACCACCGACGCTCTGGTGGCGGACCTTTTATTACACATCAAACGATCATCATCACTGCCTACACCTGCACCGCCGTTGAGCGTGAATCCTCCAGGATGGGGCGATCATAAGTCTCGATCGAAACCCTCGGCGATTTGTAATTCCACCGTCGGTAAGGGACAGCAACGTCGGAGCCCTAGCACACCGTTTTCATGGAGCGACGGTTACGATGAGTCTAGTCGGTGTTCAGATCATAGATCCGGCAAGGTT GATTTGCATGAAGATCCGAAAAGAGAGCGTGAGAGTGGATCAGAAGTTGAGAATATGAAGAGGAGGCGGTGTATGCTACCGGATCTAAATGAGACACCGGCACCGGTCTATGAATAA
- the LOC110884290 gene encoding uncharacterized protein LOC110884290 isoform X1, which yields MINEPWVAAAITTDALVADLLLHIKRSSSLPTPAPPLSVNPPGWGDHKSRSKPSAICNSTVGKGQQRRSPSTPFSWSDGYDESSRCSDHRSGKVVDLHEDPKRERESGSEVENMKRRRCMLPDLNETPAPVYE from the exons ATGATCAACGAACCCTGGGTTGCTGCAGCTATTACCACCGACGCTCTGGTGGCGGACCTTTTATTACACATCAAACGATCATCATCACTGCCTACACCTGCACCGCCGTTGAGCGTGAATCCTCCAGGATGGGGCGATCATAAGTCTCGATCGAAACCCTCGGCGATTTGTAATTCCACCGTCGGTAAGGGACAGCAACGTCGGAGCCCTAGCACACCGTTTTCATGGAGCGACGGTTACGATGAGTCTAGTCGGTGTTCAGATCATAGATCCGGCAAG GTTGTTGATTTGCATGAAGATCCGAAAAGAGAGCGTGAGAGTGGATCAGAAGTTGAGAATATGAAGAGGAGGCGGTGTATGCTACCGGATCTAAATGAGACACCGGCACCGGTCTATGAATAA
- the LOC110884290 gene encoding uncharacterized protein LOC110884290 isoform X2 produces MINEPWVAAAITTDALVADLLLHIKRSSSLPTPAPPLSVNPPGWGDHKSRSKPSAICNSTVGKGQQRRSPSTPFSWSDGYDESSRCSDHRSGKVDLHEDPKRERESGSEVENMKRRRCMLPDLNETPAPVYE; encoded by the exons ATGATCAACGAACCCTGGGTTGCTGCAGCTATTACCACCGACGCTCTGGTGGCGGACCTTTTATTACACATCAAACGATCATCATCACTGCCTACACCTGCACCGCCGTTGAGCGTGAATCCTCCAGGATGGGGCGATCATAAGTCTCGATCGAAACCCTCGGCGATTTGTAATTCCACCGTCGGTAAGGGACAGCAACGTCGGAGCCCTAGCACACCGTTTTCATGGAGCGACGGTTACGATGAGTCTAGTCGGTGTTCAGATCATAGATCCGGCAAG GTTGATTTGCATGAAGATCCGAAAAGAGAGCGTGAGAGTGGATCAGAAGTTGAGAATATGAAGAGGAGGCGGTGTATGCTACCGGATCTAAATGAGACACCGGCACCGGTCTATGAATAA